AAGCAGCGATGACAGGCCATCGTTGTACTGGATGAGAAGATCACTGATGTCGGGCGCCGAAGCTGTGAAAAGTGGAAGAGCGAGCATTTTAGAGAGAAAATTCTCCTCGTTGATGTTGTGAAGCTCCCGATAGGTAATCTTCTTACGTGGACGAGGAATACCGCAAGCTTTGACGAAAGTATGGACGGCGAAGTGGTCGCAAATCAGGTAAGAGACTGAACAATCAGTTACGACATTGTCAGATTTACGAGAAATGACCAATTCGAGCGAGTGACCATCGAGATGAGTTGGACCGTGAACGTGCTGAGAGAGGCCGGATAGGTGAAGGATGGATTGAAATTTGATGGCCGTGGGATTAGCTCCTACATCAGTGTGTATATTGAAGTCACCTACGATGAGAAGCTTGCCACCCGAAACAACAATCAGCTGCAAAAAGTCCgagaaatcagaaagaaaactgGCCTTCACTGCATTTGGTTAACTGGGACGGAGGGCGATAGACGATGACGAGGCGAATACAAATACTGTTGAGACGCAGTAGGACGACCATATGCTCAAATGAATTGCGGAAGAATCTCGTTGCAACCACTTCCGCGCGGATGGAATCGCGGTGAAAAAGAGCAAGGCCGCCGCCACGCTTTGTGAGCTTGGAAGAATGCACAGCAGAGTAACCAGCCGGGCAGACGTTCAATAAGTCACCGTCACCACTATCCGAGTTCAGCCAAGTTTCTGTCACGGCCAGTAGGCCAATGTTTTGGGTGATGAGATGATGGGAGATGACATTCGTTCGCTTGTTTAGTGATCTGGCGTTGATCAGGGCAAAAGGCACAAACTTTTTCTCGGCTCTCGCCCTCTTCGCCGCCTTCCCGCTTCGGACACCCCGAGGGGTTGGACGTTTGACTCGAGCATCGCGAAAGATGCAAGAGCCCATACCCAACTTCCT
This DNA window, taken from Daphnia pulex isolate KAP4 chromosome 2, ASM2113471v1, encodes the following:
- the LOC124202627 gene encoding uncharacterized protein LOC124202627, whose protein sequence is MGSCIFRDARVKRPTPRGVRSGKAAKRARAEKKFVPFALINARSLNKRTNVISHHLITQNIGLLAVTETWLNSDSGDGDLLNVCPAGYSAVHSSKLTKRGGGLALFHRDSIRAEVVATRFFRNSFEHMVVLLRLNSICIRLVILIVVSGGKLLIVGDFNIHTDVGANPTAIKFQSILHLSGLSQHVHGPTHLDGHSLELVISRKSDNVVTDCSVSYLICDHFAVHTFVKACGIPRPRKKITYRELHNINEENFLSKMLALPLFTASAPDISDLLIQYNDGLSSLLDAYAPVRTKMVTVRPSNPWLTQEVMDKRRNARARERWWRDRKKKGTSLESDRYLVRHCNKEKRRVLDSVKAAHLNQEINKALGKKSLFKVVDSFLIKKPGL